Part of the Azospirillum formosense genome is shown below.
CCGGCGCGGTGTACGCCTCCTCGGGAGAGGGAACGTACTGCGCGTACAGGGGATCGCCGGGCGCGGCGCCCGCCAGCGTTTCCAGCAGGTACGGCGTCAGGGCGATGGCGTAGCGGTCGGCCACGGCGGCCACGGCCTCGCCCGCCGCGGGCGTCATCAGCCCGGCGGCCACCAGATCGGTCACGCTGTGGGCTGCCTTCATCGCTCGTTCCCGATCCACCGCTTTGCGCCTAATATCAGAGGCCCGCTCTTACTCCCGCAGGACCCATGCTGTCGACTCTTCCCCGCCTGATCGGCCACCGCGGCGCCAAGGAAAACGCGCCCGAAAACACGCTCGCCAGCCTGCGCGAGGCCGCCCGCCAGGGCGCCGCCTGGGTCGAGGTGGACGTGATGCTCACCCGCGACCGCGTGCCGGTGCTGATCCACGACGACACGCTGGAGCGCACCACCAGTGGCGCCGGGCCGGTGCCCGACCTGACCCTGGCGGAGCTGAAGGCGCTGGACGCCGGCTCCTGGTTCGACGCCCGTTTCGCCGGCGAAACGGTGCCGACGCTGGAGGAGGCGCTGGGCGTGATCCGCAAGTTGGGCCTGGGCCTGAATCTGGAGATCAAACCCTATCCCGGCCAGGAGGTGCCGACGGCCGAAGCCGCGCTGGACCTGCTGGCGCGGCTGTGGCCGAGCGGCCTGCCCCTGCTGGTCTCCAGCTTCGAGGTGCCTTGCCTGGAGGTGGCGCGCGACCGGGCGCCCGGGATTCCGCGCGGCTACCTGTTGTGGGACCCGCCGGCCGACTGGGCGGCCATCGCCCACCGCATCGGCGCCGCCACGCTGAACGTCCACCAGAACCGCCAGACCGCGGAGAGCGTTGCCGCCTACCGCGCCACCGGGCGCCCGGTGCTGGCCTACACGGTCAACGACGCGGCGCGGGCGCGGACGCTGTTCGACTGGGGCGTGGCCGGCGTCTTCACCGACGCGCCGGGCCGTCTGGCGGCGGAGCTGACCGCCGGGACCACCCCGTGAGACGGTTCTCCCAAGGACCGCGGATTGACGTTTGGGGATATGCCGCCGTGACAGATTTTTTTCTAACACCGCGAATCCGCTCGTCCGCACGGAAATTTCCTCATATATAGATCGCTCATGGCGGCTAGGCCGTCGGGGGCACGACTCCCGGCGGCGTTTTTCGTCGTCTTTCGGGTCGCGCTGTCCGGGCGCCCGTGCGCGGGCGCTCTCATGGTCTTGGAGGTTTCGTTGAAGGCGCTTAAGCCGTTGCTGATGTCTGGCCGGGAGGTTCTGCCGCTCGTCGAGGGTGGCAAGGGAATTGCCGTCTCCAACGGGGAAAGCTCGGGCGCCTGGGCGGCGGCCGGGGGTATCGGCACATTCTCGGGCGTGAACGCCGACAGCTACGACGAGAACGGCAATCTCCTGCCGCAGGTCTACCACGGCAAAACCCGCCGCGAGCGCCATGACGAGCTGATCAAGTTCGGCATCCAGGGCGGCATCGCGCAGGCCCGCATCGCGCACGAGACGTCGAACGGCCAGGGCCGCATCCACATGAACGTCCTGTGGGAGATGGGCGGCGCCGAGCACATCCTGCACGGCGTGCTGGAAGGCTCCCAGGGCCTGATCCACGGCGTCACCTGCGGCGCCGGCATGCCCTACCGCGTGGCGGAGATCGCCGTGCACTACGGCGTGCACTACTACCCCATCGTCTCCTCGGCCCGCGCCTTCCGCGCCCTGTGGCTGCGCGCCTACCACAAGTTCCGCGAGAACCTGGGCGGCGTGGTCTACGAGGACCCGTGGCTGGCCGGCGGCCACAACGGCCTGTCCAACTCCGAGGACCCGCTGAAGCCGGAGGATCCGTTCCCCCGCGTCCTGGCGCTGCGCCAGATGATGAACAGCTTCGGCCTGAACGACACCCCCATCGTCATGGCGGGCGGCGTCTGGTGGCTGTCGGATTGGGAAGACTGGATCGACAACCCCGACCTCGGTCCGGTGGCCTTCCAGTTCGGCACGCGCCCGCTTCTGACCCAGGAAAGCCCGATCTCCAACGCGTGGAAGCAGCGTCTGCTGACGCTGAAGGAAGGCGACGTCTTCCTGAACCGCTTCTCGCCGACGGGCTTCTACTCCTCCGCCGTCAAGAACCCGTTCCTGATGGACCTGATGGCCCGCTCGGAGCGTCAGGTGGCCTATCTGCCCAAGCCGGTTGGCGAGCATTCCGCCGAACTGCCGCTGGGGCCGCGCGGCCGCCCGGTTTATGTGACCGAGACGGACAAGGCCCGCGCCGAGGGCTGGCTGTCCCAGGGCTTCACCAGCGGCCTGAAGACGCCGGACAGCACGGTCATCTTCGTCACGCCGGAGCAGGCGGAGCGCATCCACCGCGACCAGGTGGACTGCATGGGCTGCCTGTCGGCCTGCAACTTCTCCAACTGGGCGCAGAACGAGGAAGGCACGAACGGCAAGCGCGCCGATCCGCGGTCCTACTGCATCCAGAAGACCCTGCAGGCGGTCAGCCACACCGACGACTGCGAAAACCAGCTGATGTTCGCCGGTCACAACGCCTTCCGCTTCGCGTCGGACCCCTACTACAAGGACGGGTTCATCCCGACCGTGAAGCAGCTGGTCGAGCGGATCGCCACCGGCTACTGACGCCGGCGGCCCGCGGGTTTGCGGGGGCGCTTGCCCCCCGACCTGAAATCGTTCTAAAGTGAACGGACTGCGGCGGATCGCCGCGGTCCGTTTCGCGTTTCGACTTTGTGACCTGAACCAGGGCGAACAGACGACGATGACCGGCACCCGACCCTTCAAGCGCGCCCTCGACCGCCTGCAGACGGCCGGCTTCCGTCCGACGCGCCAGCGTCTGGGTCTGGCCCGTCTTCTGTTCGAAGGGGAACACCGCCACGTCACCGCAGAGCAGCTCCACACCGAGGCGATGGGGGCGGACCTGCGCGTGTCGTTGGCCACGGTCTACAACACGCTGAACCAGTTCACGGCCGCCGGCCTGCTGCGCGAGGTGGTGGTGGAGGCGGGCAAGTCCTACTTCGACACCAACACCAGCGACCATCACCATTTCTTCCTGGAAGGGACCGGCCGGCTGGAGGACATTCCCGGCGACGACGTGGTGGTCCAGCATCTGCCGCCGGCCCCGCCGGGCACGCGCATCGCGCGGGTGGACGTGATCGTCCGGCTGAGCGCGGAGCAGGGCGAGGAGCGCTGAGGGACTCGCGGTCCACGGCCGCCGCTGGAAAAAAACCGTCTCCCGACCGGGTCTTCGGGGAATTTCCGGAACATTGACGCGTTTTGGGAGCAATGGCATAAGCCGTAGCCGAGGCTCGGCCGCCGGAGGCCCCACGCCCGCGCGCGGCCGGGCCGGACAGAACCCCGTCTGGAGAACGCCGCCATGTCGCTGAAGGGCACGAAGACCGAGCAGAACCTCAAGGCGGCCTTCGCGGGGGAGAGCCAGGCGAACCGCCGCTATCTCTATTTCGCCCAGAAGGCCGATGTGGAAGGCCACAACGAGGTCGCCGCCGTCTTCCGCTCCACGGCGGAGGGCGAGACCGGCCACGCCCACGGCCATCTGGAATTCCTGGAAGAGGCCGGCGACCCGATCACCGGCCTGCCCATCGGCGACACGGTGAGCAACCTGAAGGCCGCCATCGCCGGCGAGACCCACGAATACACCGACATGTATCCGGGCATGGCCCGCACCGCCCGTGAGGAAGGCTTCGAGGAGGTCGCGGACTGGTTCGAGACGCTGGCCAAGGCCGAGCGGAGCCATGCCGGGCGGTTCCAGAGGATGCTGGACCAGCTGTCGTCATGACGGCGCGCCGGACCGCGATCACCCGCGCCGACATTCTTCCCCTGGACCGCTACGCCCAGGAACGCGCCGCCCGCCGCAGCGCGCTGGTCGCCGTGAAGAAGAGACGCCGCGTCGCGGTCGGTCCCTACGCCCTCGTCCATTTCGAGAATTACGAGACGATGTGGCAGCAGGTCCACGAGATGCTGTTCATCGAGCGGGGTGGCGAAGACCAGATCGACGGCGAGCTGCGCGCCTACAACGGCCTGATCCCGCAAGGGACGGAACTGGTCGCCACGGTGATGTTCGAGATCGCCGACCCGGCGCGCCGCGCCGCCGAGCTTGCCCGGCTGGGCGGGGTGGAGCGGACGGTGACGCTGCGCTTCGCCGGCCACACGGTGACCGGCCGGCCGGAGGAGGACGTGGCGCGCACGAACGAGGCCGGCAAGGCGTCCGCCGTGCATTTCCTGCATTTCGATTTCACGCCGGAACAGATCGCCGCCTTCCGCACCCCCGGGACGGAGGTGATCCTCGGCATCGGCCATCCCCGGTACGGCCACATGGCGGTGGTGCCGGAGGCGGTGCGGGCGGAGCTTGCGGGGGATCTCGGGTAGGGTGGGGCCAAACGAAGGGTGGGGGCAAGCCGCCCCCGTTACTCGAACGTCTCGTCCTTGTAAGCGCCCCAGAACTCGCCACGGCTCATCCAGCCGCGATAGCCCTTCAGGTCCACCTCGCACCACTCGCCCTTGCACTTGCGCAGCCAGCCGATCACCCCCGGCTGGGCGCGGGCCACGACGGCGGCGTCGCTGCGCGGCTCCTTGCGGACCGTGCGGATGTCGCCGGTGATGACGACGCTGCGCTTGCCCGACAGCATGCTCTGGTGCACCCAACCCTCGCTGCCTTCCCAGTCGCGGATGCGGCGCCAGGTGTCGAACTCCTGGGTGATCTCCACCGGCATTTCCTTGCGGGTGAACACCCATTCGATGGGGTAGCGCACGTTGGGACCGGTGCGCGCGTTCACCTCGCCCGAGCGCAGCGAGACGAAGCGGGGAATCGGCAGGCCCGACGCGTGGGTC
Proteins encoded:
- a CDS encoding glycerophosphoryl diester phosphodiesterase; translated protein: MLSTLPRLIGHRGAKENAPENTLASLREAARQGAAWVEVDVMLTRDRVPVLIHDDTLERTTSGAGPVPDLTLAELKALDAGSWFDARFAGETVPTLEEALGVIRKLGLGLNLEIKPYPGQEVPTAEAALDLLARLWPSGLPLLVSSFEVPCLEVARDRAPGIPRGYLLWDPPADWAAIAHRIGAATLNVHQNRQTAESVAAYRATGRPVLAYTVNDAARARTLFDWGVAGVFTDAPGRLAAELTAGTTP
- a CDS encoding nitronate monooxygenase; the encoded protein is MKALKPLLMSGREVLPLVEGGKGIAVSNGESSGAWAAAGGIGTFSGVNADSYDENGNLLPQVYHGKTRRERHDELIKFGIQGGIAQARIAHETSNGQGRIHMNVLWEMGGAEHILHGVLEGSQGLIHGVTCGAGMPYRVAEIAVHYGVHYYPIVSSARAFRALWLRAYHKFRENLGGVVYEDPWLAGGHNGLSNSEDPLKPEDPFPRVLALRQMMNSFGLNDTPIVMAGGVWWLSDWEDWIDNPDLGPVAFQFGTRPLLTQESPISNAWKQRLLTLKEGDVFLNRFSPTGFYSSAVKNPFLMDLMARSERQVAYLPKPVGEHSAELPLGPRGRPVYVTETDKARAEGWLSQGFTSGLKTPDSTVIFVTPEQAERIHRDQVDCMGCLSACNFSNWAQNEEGTNGKRADPRSYCIQKTLQAVSHTDDCENQLMFAGHNAFRFASDPYYKDGFIPTVKQLVERIATGY
- the irrA gene encoding iron response transcriptional regulator IrrA; the protein is MTGTRPFKRALDRLQTAGFRPTRQRLGLARLLFEGEHRHVTAEQLHTEAMGADLRVSLATVYNTLNQFTAAGLLREVVVEAGKSYFDTNTSDHHHFFLEGTGRLEDIPGDDVVVQHLPPAPPGTRIARVDVIVRLSAEQGEER
- a CDS encoding rubrerythrin family protein, with amino-acid sequence MSLKGTKTEQNLKAAFAGESQANRRYLYFAQKADVEGHNEVAAVFRSTAEGETGHAHGHLEFLEEAGDPITGLPIGDTVSNLKAAIAGETHEYTDMYPGMARTAREEGFEEVADWFETLAKAERSHAGRFQRMLDQLSS
- a CDS encoding DUF3501 family protein, with protein sequence MTARRTAITRADILPLDRYAQERAARRSALVAVKKRRRVAVGPYALVHFENYETMWQQVHEMLFIERGGEDQIDGELRAYNGLIPQGTELVATVMFEIADPARRAAELARLGGVERTVTLRFAGHTVTGRPEEDVARTNEAGKASAVHFLHFDFTPEQIAAFRTPGTEVILGIGHPRYGHMAVVPEAVRAELAGDLG
- a CDS encoding SH3 domain-containing protein produces the protein MLPLPTTSAIRRALAVLALAIAALAPVTPSTADASEGARREKDPTHASGLPIPRFVSLRSGEVNARTGPNVRYPIEWVFTRKEMPVEITQEFDTWRRIRDWEGSEGWVHQSMLSGKRSVVITGDIRTVRKEPRSDAAVVARAQPGVIGWLRKCKGEWCEVDLKGYRGWMSRGEFWGAYKDETFE